In a single window of the Micromonospora sp. WMMD1155 genome:
- a CDS encoding DUF397 domain-containing protein — MHPLAGGVAGVEVADNLAGVIGVRDSKDPAGPALAFDPAAWSRFLESAKRG, encoded by the coding sequence ATCCACCCGCTGGCGGGTGGGGTCGCCGGCGTCGAGGTGGCCGACAACCTCGCGGGCGTCATCGGCGTACGCGACTCCAAGGACCCGGCCGGTCCGGCGCTCGCCTTCGACCCGGCGGCCTGGTCCCGATTCCTGGAGTCGGCCAAGCGCGGCTGA
- a CDS encoding sigma-70 family RNA polymerase sigma factor: protein MRTGAPVGAAAEAVAAAGVEAYPRIVATLIRVTGDWALAEDCAQESVTVALERWPVDGVPDNPGGWLMTVARNRAIDALRRATVERRKLHDLALLTPPDAQPEPEVGEDVVDDRLRLIFTCCHPALAFEARVALTLRTVCGVPTAAIARLLLVTESTMTRRLTRARTRIAQAGIPYRVPAGPALTERLPGVLAVLYLLFTRGYVADGEPAFADEAVRLARLLDRLMPEQSEVAALLALVLFQHSRRDGRRDAAGNLLTLERQDRSLWDRAAVAEGLEALHRVRHDGPYAWQARIAACHATAASADDTDWPTIARAYDALADLRPSPVVALNRAVAHGYAYGPTVGLALLGAARAGGGLDGYPLAVAVEADLVARQGDRRRAAGLFREAAATVGSTAERRALLDRAAELAR from the coding sequence GTGCGCACGGGGGCACCGGTCGGCGCGGCGGCGGAAGCCGTCGCGGCCGCCGGCGTCGAGGCGTACCCCCGGATCGTCGCGACCCTGATCAGAGTGACCGGGGACTGGGCGTTGGCCGAGGACTGCGCCCAGGAGTCGGTGACCGTCGCCCTGGAGCGCTGGCCCGTCGACGGTGTGCCGGACAACCCGGGCGGCTGGCTCATGACGGTGGCCCGCAACCGGGCGATCGACGCGCTGCGGCGGGCCACAGTGGAACGCCGCAAGCTGCACGACCTCGCCCTGCTCACGCCCCCTGACGCGCAGCCCGAGCCCGAGGTGGGGGAGGACGTGGTGGACGACCGGCTACGGCTCATCTTCACCTGCTGCCATCCGGCCCTCGCCTTCGAGGCCCGGGTGGCGCTGACGCTGCGTACCGTCTGCGGGGTGCCGACCGCCGCCATCGCCCGGCTTCTGCTGGTCACCGAGTCGACGATGACCCGGCGGTTGACCCGGGCCCGCACGCGCATCGCGCAGGCCGGGATCCCGTACCGGGTACCGGCCGGGCCGGCGTTGACCGAGCGGTTGCCCGGCGTCCTCGCGGTGCTGTACCTGCTGTTCACCCGAGGCTACGTCGCCGACGGCGAACCGGCCTTCGCCGACGAGGCGGTCCGACTGGCCCGGCTGCTCGACCGGCTGATGCCGGAGCAGTCCGAGGTGGCCGCGCTACTGGCGTTGGTCCTGTTCCAGCACTCCCGCCGGGACGGCCGCCGCGACGCCGCCGGCAACCTGCTCACCCTGGAGCGGCAGGACCGCTCACTGTGGGACCGGGCCGCCGTCGCCGAGGGCCTGGAAGCCCTCCATCGGGTACGCCACGACGGGCCGTACGCGTGGCAGGCCCGGATCGCCGCCTGCCACGCCACCGCCGCGTCGGCCGACGACACCGACTGGCCGACCATCGCGCGGGCCTACGACGCGCTGGCCGACCTCCGGCCCTCCCCGGTGGTCGCGCTCAACCGCGCTGTCGCGCACGGGTACGCGTACGGGCCGACCGTCGGGTTGGCTCTGCTGGGCGCGGCGCGGGCCGGGGGAGGGCTGGACGGCTATCCGCTCGCGGTGGCGGTGGAGGCCGACCTGGTGGCCCGGCAGGGCGACCGACGTCGGGCCGCCGGACTGTTCCGGGAGGCGGCGGCGACGGTGGGCTCGACCGCCGAGCGCCGTGCGCTGCTGGACCGGGCGGCCGAACTCGCCCGATAG
- a CDS encoding DUF742 domain-containing protein, with product MTVQGESADHQWVDDHAGPVVRPYAVTRGRARPVTGTFDLISLVTATQAEVTPEIGLGPEHVAIVGLCQRIQSVAEIAAHLDLPVGTIRVLLGDLAARSLVRVREPQTTAGLPDNSIFEAVINGLRAL from the coding sequence ATGACGGTCCAGGGGGAGTCCGCAGACCATCAGTGGGTGGATGACCACGCGGGTCCGGTCGTACGCCCGTACGCGGTGACGCGCGGGCGAGCCCGCCCGGTCACCGGCACCTTCGACCTGATCTCCCTGGTCACCGCGACCCAAGCCGAGGTCACGCCGGAGATCGGTCTCGGTCCGGAGCACGTGGCGATCGTCGGCTTGTGCCAGCGCATACAGTCCGTCGCCGAGATCGCCGCTCATCTCGACCTGCCGGTGGGCACCATCCGGGTGCTCCTCGGTGACCTGGCGGCCCGCAGCCTGGTGCGGGTCCGCGAGCCGCAGACCACGGCCGGTCTTCCCGACAACAGCATCTTCGAGGCGGTAATCAATGGACTACGGGCACTCTGA
- a CDS encoding type II toxin-antitoxin system prevent-host-death family antitoxin produces MAGEAAAQFNIHDAKTNLSRIIERVEHGEEIVISRAGNPVAKVIPLRRTTRTGRGSLRGALDLTGDWDSDEINDEITRDFGLPG; encoded by the coding sequence GTGGCCGGTGAAGCTGCGGCGCAGTTCAACATCCACGATGCGAAGACGAACCTGTCACGCATCATCGAACGGGTCGAGCACGGCGAGGAAATCGTGATCAGCCGGGCTGGCAACCCGGTCGCCAAGGTCATTCCTCTTCGTCGTACCACACGCACCGGTCGCGGGTCTCTGCGCGGTGCGCTGGATCTGACCGGTGACTGGGATTCCGACGAGATCAACGACGAGATCACCCGCGACTTCGGGCTGCCCGGATGA
- a CDS encoding ATP/GTP-binding protein, with translation MDYGHSDRPAGATTLPTAIKILVAGGFGVGKTTMVGAVSETRPLRTEEVLTESGVGIDDLSGVEGKSTTTVAMDFGRITISEDLVLYLFGTPGQDRFWFVWDELALGAIGAVVLADTRRLADCFPSIDYFEGRGTPFVVAVNCFADARQYRLDEVQAALNLDPGVPVLLCDARQRESSKEVLVTLMEHAMKTREARRRAASGD, from the coding sequence ATGGACTACGGGCACTCTGACCGGCCGGCCGGAGCGACGACACTGCCCACCGCGATCAAGATCCTGGTCGCCGGCGGCTTCGGCGTGGGCAAGACGACCATGGTCGGTGCGGTCAGCGAGACCCGGCCCCTGCGCACCGAGGAGGTGCTGACCGAGTCCGGTGTCGGCATCGACGACCTCTCCGGAGTGGAGGGCAAGTCCACGACCACCGTGGCCATGGACTTCGGCCGGATCACCATCAGCGAAGACCTGGTGCTGTACCTGTTCGGCACGCCCGGGCAGGACCGGTTCTGGTTCGTCTGGGACGAGTTGGCGTTGGGCGCGATCGGTGCCGTGGTGCTGGCCGACACCCGCCGGCTCGCCGACTGCTTCCCGTCGATCGACTACTTCGAGGGCCGGGGTACGCCGTTCGTGGTGGCGGTGAACTGCTTCGCCGACGCCCGGCAGTACCGGCTCGACGAGGTGCAGGCCGCGCTGAACCTGGACCCGGGGGTGCCGGTGCTGCTCTGCGACGCCCGGCAGCGCGAGTCCAGCAAGGAGGTGCTCGTCACGCTGATGGAGCACGCCATGAAGACCCGCGAGGCCCGTCGCCGCGCCGCCAGCGGAGACTGA
- a CDS encoding roadblock/LC7 domain-containing protein translates to MAQKTASSADLTWLLDDLVGRVKQAEHAVALSSDGLLMASSQGLSRDDGEHLAAMAAGIQSLARGAGKRFGGGQVQQTIIEMQSSFLFVTAAGRNACLAVLASEDADVGLIAYEMAMLVTRVGKYVASPSRATEQSVDER, encoded by the coding sequence GTGGCGCAGAAGACGGCTTCGAGTGCCGACCTGACGTGGTTGCTGGACGATCTGGTGGGCCGGGTGAAGCAGGCCGAGCATGCGGTCGCGCTCTCCAGCGACGGGCTGTTGATGGCCTCCTCCCAAGGGCTGAGCCGGGACGACGGTGAGCACCTGGCGGCGATGGCGGCCGGCATCCAGAGCCTGGCCCGAGGCGCCGGGAAGCGCTTCGGCGGCGGGCAGGTGCAGCAGACCATCATCGAGATGCAGTCGTCGTTCCTGTTCGTCACGGCGGCCGGGCGCAACGCCTGCCTGGCGGTCCTGGCCAGCGAGGACGCCGACGTGGGCCTGATCGCCTACGAGATGGCGATGCTGGTCACCCGCGTCGGCAAGTACGTCGCGTCTCCTTCCCGGGCAACTGAGCAGTCGGTCGACGAGAGGTAG
- a CDS encoding type II toxin-antitoxin system VapC family toxin — MRLLLDTHVVLWWLTDDPVLATDIKDRIDTEPDVYLSPVTLWEVAIKQSLGKLPGPADLTERIRDAELRELPIRHDHAIAAGRLPLIHRDPFDRMLVAQALHEGLTLVTRDDRIQKYDVPILVA, encoded by the coding sequence ATGAGGCTCCTGCTCGACACGCACGTGGTGCTCTGGTGGCTGACCGACGACCCGGTCCTCGCCACGGACATCAAGGACCGCATCGACACCGAACCCGACGTGTACCTGAGCCCGGTCACGCTGTGGGAGGTCGCGATCAAGCAGTCGCTTGGCAAGCTGCCCGGCCCGGCCGATCTGACCGAACGGATCCGTGACGCCGAACTGCGGGAACTCCCGATCCGCCACGATCACGCCATCGCGGCTGGTCGACTGCCGCTGATCCACCGGGATCCCTTCGACCGGATGCTTGTCGCGCAGGCCCTGCACGAAGGGCTGACCCTGGTCACCAGGGACGACCGCATCCAGAAGTACGACGTACCGATCCTGGTGGCGTGA
- a CDS encoding YciI family protein, giving the protein MKYMMFVCSDSEPDTDPTELPDIHKWVAENDSRGRRLTGDVLAPTSAATTVRVRDGELLVSEGPFAETAEVIVGFDLIECADLDEAIEVARTHPMARAGRLELRPFADLPD; this is encoded by the coding sequence ATGAAATACATGATGTTCGTGTGCAGCGACAGCGAGCCGGACACCGACCCCACCGAACTGCCCGACATCCACAAGTGGGTGGCGGAGAACGACTCTCGTGGCCGCCGCCTGACCGGCGACGTGCTGGCGCCGACCAGCGCGGCCACCACCGTCCGGGTGCGCGACGGTGAACTGCTCGTCTCCGAGGGGCCGTTCGCGGAGACCGCCGAGGTGATCGTCGGCTTCGACCTGATCGAGTGCGCTGACCTGGACGAGGCGATCGAGGTGGCCCGCACCCACCCGATGGCCCGTGCGGGGCGACTGGAACTGCGTCCGTTCGCGGACCTGCCCGACTGA